A DNA window from Amycolatopsis sp. DSM 110486 contains the following coding sequences:
- a CDS encoding amino acid permease produces the protein MPGHGLWRTKSIEQSMADTDEPDTKLRRNLGAWDLTVFGVAVVIGAGIFTLTARTAGDFSGPSVSVAFVCAAIACALAALCYAEFASTVPVAGSAYTFSYATFGEFMAWIIGWDLILELAVGAAAVSKGWSVYLETVLGYLFGEGAKTTFDLGWVTIDWGALVVVVALTTLLAIGTKLSSRFSMVITGIKVAVVLFVIILGVFYIKGANYTPFIPEAKPGGPGDSGVDQSLFSVILGGGGSVFGIFGLLAGASLVFFAFIGFDIVATTAEETRNPQKSVPRGIFGSLAIVTVLYVAVSLVVVGMVPYTDLATEAGDGSHKTLATAFSVNGVDWAANIISVGALAGLTTVVMVLMLGQVRIIFAMSRDGLMPRGLANTGGHGTPKRATLLVGGLVAVAATFFPADKLEEMVNVGTLFAFILVSAGVLVLRRTRPDLPRAFRVPAVPLIPILAILACLWLMLNLTVLTWLRFIVWMVLGVVIYFVYSRRHSLLGKRIASGEEPAAKSASSESSAPTED, from the coding sequence GTGCCCGGGCACGGTTTGTGGCGCACGAAGTCGATCGAGCAGTCCATGGCGGACACCGACGAGCCCGATACCAAGCTCCGAAGAAACCTGGGCGCTTGGGATCTGACCGTGTTCGGCGTCGCGGTCGTCATCGGCGCGGGCATCTTCACGCTCACCGCGCGTACGGCGGGTGACTTCTCCGGCCCGTCAGTGTCGGTCGCGTTCGTGTGCGCCGCGATCGCGTGCGCGCTGGCGGCGCTGTGTTACGCCGAGTTCGCCTCGACCGTGCCGGTCGCGGGCAGCGCCTACACCTTCTCCTACGCCACGTTCGGCGAGTTCATGGCGTGGATCATCGGCTGGGACCTGATCCTGGAGCTGGCCGTCGGCGCGGCCGCCGTGTCGAAGGGCTGGTCGGTCTACCTCGAGACGGTGCTCGGCTACCTGTTCGGCGAGGGCGCCAAGACCACGTTCGACCTCGGCTGGGTCACCATCGACTGGGGTGCGCTCGTGGTCGTGGTCGCGCTGACGACGCTGCTGGCCATCGGTACGAAGCTGTCTTCGCGGTTCTCCATGGTGATCACGGGGATCAAGGTCGCCGTGGTGCTGTTCGTGATCATCCTCGGCGTCTTCTACATCAAGGGCGCGAACTACACGCCGTTCATCCCGGAGGCCAAGCCCGGCGGCCCGGGCGACAGTGGGGTCGACCAGTCGCTGTTCTCGGTGATCCTGGGTGGCGGCGGCAGCGTGTTCGGCATCTTCGGTCTGCTGGCCGGTGCGTCGCTGGTGTTCTTCGCGTTCATCGGGTTCGACATCGTGGCCACCACCGCGGAGGAGACGCGCAACCCGCAGAAGTCCGTGCCGCGCGGCATCTTCGGCTCGCTGGCCATCGTCACGGTGCTGTACGTGGCCGTGTCGCTCGTGGTCGTCGGCATGGTGCCCTACACCGACCTGGCGACCGAGGCGGGCGACGGCAGCCACAAGACGCTCGCCACGGCCTTCTCCGTCAACGGCGTCGACTGGGCCGCGAACATCATCTCCGTCGGCGCGCTGGCGGGCCTCACGACCGTGGTGATGGTGCTGATGCTCGGCCAGGTGCGGATCATCTTCGCGATGTCGCGCGACGGCCTCATGCCGCGCGGGCTGGCCAATACCGGCGGCCACGGCACCCCGAAGCGCGCGACGCTGCTCGTCGGCGGCCTGGTGGCCGTGGCGGCCACGTTCTTCCCGGCCGACAAGCTCGAGGAGATGGTGAACGTCGGCACGCTGTTCGCGTTCATCCTCGTGTCCGCGGGTGTGCTGGTGCTGCGCCGGACGCGACCGGACCTGCCGCGCGCGTTCCGCGTGCCGGCGGTGCCGCTGATCCCGATCCTGGCGATCCTCGCGTGCCTGTGGCTGATGCTGAATCTGACGGTGCTGACCTGGCTGCGGTTCATCGTCTGGATGGTCCTCGGGGTCGTCATCTACTTCGTCTACAGCCGGCGCCACTCGCTGCTCGGCAAGCGGATCGCCTCGGGTGAGGAACCGGCCGCGAAGTCCGCTTCGTCGGAATCTTCGGCGCCTACAGAGGACTGA
- a CDS encoding aldo/keto reductase: protein MPASQGPLPQRRLGSTGPAVGAIGYGAMGFARPYGQSEDYATDDTADALIGRALDLGVTLIDTSDRYGASEEIIGKAIVGRREKVVLATKFGIVEGPTADTRPVINGRPEYVRERIEHSLRMLGTDHVDLYYQHRVDPDTPIEETVGAMAELVAEGKVRYLGLSEAAPDTIRRAHAVHPITAVQTEWSLWSRDIEDEVFPLCRELGISVVPYSPLGRGMLTGKLTSFDDLPANDYRRKMPRFAREVFEANLAAVETVRDIAAAHDAAPGQVALAWLLAQAPDVVPIPGTLHVGRLAENAGGASLELAGDELKRLDALTVTGEREVALDHNWSYGVTPPMSR from the coding sequence ATGCCTGCATCCCAGGGCCCCCTTCCCCAGCGCCGGCTCGGCTCCACCGGTCCCGCCGTCGGCGCCATCGGCTACGGCGCGATGGGCTTCGCGCGCCCGTACGGGCAGTCCGAGGACTACGCCACCGACGACACGGCCGACGCCCTCATCGGCCGCGCGCTGGACCTCGGCGTCACGCTGATCGACACCTCCGACCGGTACGGCGCCAGTGAGGAGATCATCGGCAAGGCGATCGTCGGCCGCCGCGAGAAGGTGGTGCTGGCGACCAAGTTCGGCATCGTCGAGGGCCCGACCGCGGACACGCGACCGGTGATCAACGGCCGTCCCGAGTACGTGCGCGAGCGCATCGAGCACTCGCTGCGGATGCTCGGCACCGACCACGTCGACCTGTACTACCAGCACCGCGTGGACCCGGACACGCCCATCGAAGAGACCGTCGGCGCGATGGCCGAGCTCGTGGCGGAGGGCAAGGTGCGCTACCTCGGCCTGAGCGAGGCCGCGCCCGACACGATCCGCCGCGCGCACGCCGTGCACCCGATCACCGCCGTGCAGACCGAGTGGTCGCTGTGGTCGCGCGACATCGAGGACGAGGTGTTCCCGCTGTGCCGCGAGCTCGGCATCAGCGTCGTCCCGTACAGCCCGCTGGGCCGCGGGATGCTGACGGGCAAGCTCACTTCGTTCGACGACCTGCCGGCGAACGACTACCGGCGAAAGATGCCGCGGTTCGCACGGGAGGTGTTCGAGGCCAACCTCGCCGCCGTGGAGACCGTTCGCGACATCGCCGCGGCCCACGACGCCGCGCCCGGCCAGGTCGCGCTCGCGTGGCTGCTCGCGCAGGCGCCGGACGTGGTCCCGATCCCGGGCACGCTGCACGTCGGCCGGCTGGCGGAGAACGCCGGCGGCGCGTCGCTGGAGCTCGCCGGCGACGAGCTGAAGCGGCTCGACGCGCTGACGGTCACCGGTGAGCGCGAGGTCGCACTGGACCACAACTGGTCCTACGGCGTCACCCCGCCGATGTCCCGGTAG
- a CDS encoding Trm112 family protein → MAITLDAQLLEILACPSPDHAPLRPGTPDDADAEALTCTECGRVYPVRDGIPVLLLDEAVLSGDHTPGEPDDSHADSA, encoded by the coding sequence ATGGCCATCACGCTTGACGCCCAGCTGCTCGAGATCCTCGCGTGCCCGTCGCCGGATCACGCACCGCTGCGTCCCGGCACGCCGGACGACGCGGATGCCGAAGCGCTGACCTGTACCGAGTGCGGCCGGGTGTACCCGGTCCGTGACGGGATTCCCGTGCTGCTTCTCGACGAAGCGGTACTCAGTGGTGACCACACTCCCGGTGAGCCGGATGACAGCCATGCCGACAGTGCTTGA
- a CDS encoding LPXTG cell wall anchor domain-containing protein, translated as MPTITRLRAGFTVTAVAGLALLGTATSALACTSDDGRANPIQGHAPDCSQIKGVSGKKLDQGDFTFTGGEKSKSLNITATKEGVKVEALVVAGGDDGYAVYVPGKKNLTQDLPWNNLIAPHNYNGSQPKIDSWYACGTKTAPETTQPTKPAETPTTQPTEASSVPTTSHAPTEAPTSTTAVAAAPAGNETGGTGGQLANTGFDNAWLFYIAAALLVVGGGLLALLKFRRRSAN; from the coding sequence ATGCCCACCATCACCAGACTGCGTGCGGGTTTCACGGTCACCGCGGTGGCCGGACTCGCCCTGCTGGGCACCGCGACGTCCGCCCTCGCGTGCACCTCCGACGACGGCCGCGCGAACCCGATCCAGGGCCACGCCCCCGACTGCTCCCAGATCAAGGGTGTCAGCGGCAAGAAGCTCGACCAGGGTGACTTCACGTTCACCGGCGGCGAGAAGAGCAAGTCGCTCAACATCACCGCCACCAAGGAAGGCGTCAAGGTCGAGGCGCTGGTCGTCGCCGGCGGCGACGACGGCTACGCGGTGTACGTCCCGGGCAAGAAGAACCTGACCCAGGACCTGCCCTGGAACAACCTCATCGCGCCGCACAACTACAACGGCAGCCAGCCGAAGATCGACAGCTGGTACGCCTGCGGCACCAAGACCGCGCCGGAGACGACGCAGCCGACCAAGCCGGCGGAGACCCCGACCACACAGCCGACCGAGGCCTCGTCGGTCCCGACCACGTCGCACGCCCCGACTGAGGCCCCGACCAGCACCACCGCTGTCGCCGCCGCCCCGGCCGGCAACGAGACCGGTGGCACCGGCGGCCAGCTCGCCAACACGGGCTTCGACAACGCGTGGCTGTTCTACATCGCCGCGGCGCTGCTCGTCGTCGGTGGTGGCCTGCTCGCGCTGCTGAAGTTCCGTCGCCGCAGCGCCAACTGA
- a CDS encoding SIS domain-containing protein, with product MPTVLDDSLLDDPARLAEADSGGLLRAAAMAGAQVRATAEAAAELELSDRLDLGRPRSLVLIDRPGVSRTLTRLLAALLAPACPVPVVVAETVPSWIGALDVVFAHTDDAGDRELAASLERAARFGATVVLSAPAEGPVAASVAGKGVLLAPRILVPPELAFPRGLAAGLLTANALGLLVADVRTLADQLDLEAEKDYLARESFANPAKALALRVADRVPLLWGLDPVAVAVAEHAAHAFGAHAGMVCDAEDYRQALARPALRRLVQSGGQERDIFADPDDSPGGTATRVLLLSVRTGPAAEAARFQAEEFLPDVDVIAPAEEFEADEIVRAAVLALRFELAAVYLGLAAGRIGGAGRYEPATA from the coding sequence ATGCCGACAGTGCTTGACGATTCGCTGCTCGACGACCCCGCGCGCCTGGCCGAGGCCGACAGCGGGGGGCTGCTGCGTGCCGCCGCCATGGCCGGGGCGCAGGTGCGGGCCACCGCCGAGGCCGCGGCCGAGCTGGAGCTGAGCGACCGGCTCGACCTGGGGCGCCCGCGTTCGCTGGTGCTCATCGACCGGCCCGGGGTCAGCCGCACGCTCACGCGCCTGCTGGCTGCGCTGCTCGCGCCCGCGTGCCCGGTGCCGGTGGTGGTGGCCGAGACGGTGCCGTCGTGGATCGGTGCGCTCGACGTGGTCTTCGCGCACACCGACGACGCCGGTGACCGCGAGCTGGCCGCGTCGCTGGAGCGCGCGGCCCGCTTCGGCGCGACGGTGGTGCTCTCCGCGCCGGCCGAGGGCCCCGTCGCCGCTTCGGTGGCCGGCAAGGGCGTGCTGCTCGCGCCGCGCATCCTCGTGCCGCCCGAGCTCGCGTTCCCGCGCGGGCTCGCGGCCGGGCTGCTCACGGCCAATGCGCTGGGCCTGCTGGTGGCCGACGTCCGGACGCTGGCCGACCAGCTCGACCTCGAGGCCGAGAAGGACTACCTCGCGCGCGAGTCGTTCGCGAACCCGGCCAAGGCGCTCGCGCTGAGGGTCGCCGACCGCGTGCCGCTGCTGTGGGGTCTCGACCCCGTGGCGGTGGCCGTCGCCGAGCACGCGGCGCACGCTTTCGGGGCTCACGCGGGCATGGTGTGCGACGCGGAGGACTACCGGCAGGCGCTCGCGCGGCCCGCTCTTCGCCGATTGGTGCAATCGGGCGGCCAAGAGCGTGACATCTTCGCCGATCCGGACGACTCACCCGGTGGAACCGCCACGAGGGTGCTGTTGCTCTCGGTGCGGACCGGGCCCGCCGCCGAGGCGGCCCGCTTCCAGGCCGAGGAGTTCCTCCCGGACGTGGACGTGATCGCCCCCGCGGAGGAGTTCGAAGCGGACGAGATCGTCCGGGCCGCGGTGCTCGCGCTGCGGTTCGAGCTCGCCGCGGTGTACCTCGGGCTCGCGGCGGGCCGCATCGGTGGCGCCGGGAGGTATGAGCCGGCCACCGCTTGA
- a CDS encoding cation diffusion facilitator family transporter, translating into MSAGGGTKAIIAALAANAGIAVAKFVGFLVTGSSSMLAESVHSLADTSNQGLLLLGQKTSRRRATKEHPFGFGRERYFYSFIVALMLFTLGSAFALYEGIHKIIEPEPLESPIVAVIILLVAICLEGYSFYTAIGESRKIKGNAGWWRFIRQAKEPELPVVLLEDTGALIGLVFALLGVGLSTLTGHPVWDGIGTVMIGLLLGVIAVILIVEMKSLLIGEGATDTDLEKIVDELAAGKVERVIHIRTQYLGPDELLVAAKLALVPGLDTSEVALAIDDAEARVRAKVPVASLIYLEPDLDRDAR; encoded by the coding sequence GTGTCAGCAGGTGGCGGTACCAAGGCGATCATCGCGGCGCTCGCTGCCAACGCCGGGATCGCGGTGGCGAAGTTCGTCGGGTTCCTGGTCACGGGCTCGTCGTCGATGCTGGCGGAGTCGGTGCACTCGCTGGCCGACACGTCCAACCAGGGCCTGCTGCTGCTCGGGCAGAAGACGTCGCGCCGGCGCGCCACGAAGGAACACCCCTTCGGTTTCGGCCGGGAGCGGTACTTCTACTCGTTCATCGTCGCGCTGATGCTGTTCACGCTCGGTTCCGCGTTCGCGCTGTACGAGGGCATCCACAAGATCATCGAGCCCGAGCCGCTGGAATCGCCGATCGTGGCCGTGATCATCCTGCTGGTCGCGATCTGCCTGGAGGGCTACAGCTTCTACACCGCCATCGGCGAGTCGCGGAAGATCAAGGGCAACGCCGGCTGGTGGCGTTTCATCCGCCAGGCCAAGGAACCCGAGCTGCCGGTCGTGCTGCTGGAGGACACGGGCGCGCTCATCGGTCTGGTGTTCGCACTGCTCGGCGTCGGCCTGTCCACGCTCACCGGCCACCCGGTGTGGGACGGCATCGGGACCGTGATGATCGGCCTGCTGCTGGGCGTGATCGCGGTGATCCTCATCGTCGAGATGAAAAGCCTGCTCATCGGCGAGGGCGCGACCGACACCGATCTGGAGAAGATCGTCGACGAGCTGGCCGCCGGCAAGGTCGAGCGCGTGATCCACATCCGCACGCAGTACCTCGGCCCCGACGAGCTGCTCGTGGCCGCCAAGCTCGCGCTGGTGCCCGGCCTGGACACGTCCGAGGTCGCACTGGCCATCGACGACGCCGAGGCCCGCGTGCGCGCGAAGGTCCCGGTCGCGTCGCTCATCTACCTCGAACCGGACCTCGACCGCGACGCGCGGTGA
- a CDS encoding acetoacetate decarboxylase family protein: MGRRGVLAGGLAAVAAGAMTTPAFAEGTTTTPVNERLKGYSYPLSARGVANLVPTPPWHYVGDVVGVEFWTTPAAAAASLPTGLDPDPTSSGHGYALFIDWQFSASDNEYLDPVRSQYSEFLVLLDAVHKGSPVAWCPFIYVDNDEALARGWIQGFPKKIGAVHQTRAFGVPSQAGPVVGPGGRFGATLSSNGRQLAEARVTLEKTAPTIPALGRPIVNLRYFPRLTAGQQQNPAVHELTQSVLDTPQVAGTWTGTGELSFFPAQAEELADLAPQRTGAGFRGSLSYSVTDLIVL, translated from the coding sequence GTGGGCCGAAGAGGGGTACTCGCCGGAGGGCTGGCCGCGGTGGCGGCGGGGGCGATGACCACCCCCGCGTTCGCCGAGGGGACCACGACCACGCCGGTGAACGAACGGCTCAAGGGCTACAGCTATCCGCTCAGCGCCCGCGGGGTGGCCAACCTCGTGCCGACGCCGCCGTGGCACTACGTGGGTGACGTGGTCGGCGTCGAGTTCTGGACCACGCCGGCTGCGGCGGCCGCGTCGCTGCCGACCGGTCTGGACCCGGACCCGACGAGCTCCGGGCACGGCTACGCACTGTTCATCGACTGGCAGTTTTCCGCCAGTGACAACGAGTACCTCGACCCGGTGCGCAGCCAGTACAGCGAGTTCCTCGTGCTGCTCGACGCCGTGCACAAGGGTTCGCCCGTGGCGTGGTGCCCGTTCATCTACGTGGACAACGACGAGGCTCTGGCCCGTGGCTGGATCCAGGGCTTCCCGAAGAAGATCGGGGCCGTGCACCAGACCCGCGCGTTCGGCGTGCCGAGCCAGGCCGGCCCGGTGGTCGGCCCCGGCGGCCGGTTCGGTGCCACGCTGTCGTCGAACGGCCGGCAGCTGGCCGAAGCGCGCGTGACGCTCGAGAAGACCGCGCCGACCATCCCGGCGCTGGGGCGGCCGATCGTGAACCTGCGCTACTTCCCGCGGCTCACGGCCGGGCAGCAGCAGAACCCCGCCGTGCACGAGCTGACGCAGTCCGTTTTGGACACTCCGCAGGTGGCCGGTACGTGGACCGGCACCGGTGAGCTGTCGTTCTTCCCGGCGCAGGCCGAGGAGCTGGCCGACCTGGCGCCGCAGCGCACCGGCGCGGGCTTCCGCGGCTCGTTGTCCTACAGCGTCACGGATCTGATCGTCCTCTGA
- the manA gene encoding mannose-6-phosphate isomerase, class I, translating into MELLRNAVRPYAWGSRTAIPKLQGRPVPAPHPEAELWMGAHPGDPSRVLAPDGTERSLLELVDADPVGQLGERCAKRWGGRLPFLLKILAAEEPLSMQAHPSAAQAAEGHEREERLGIPRDAPNRNYPDPTAKPELVCALTEFHALAGFRDPQRTVKLLKAVETPGLAKYTGLLEAQPDPAGLRALFTTWITLPQASLDELLPEVLDACVRHIADHGEFGVECRTILELGEAHPRDAGVLAALLLNRLTLRAGEAIYLPAGNLHLYLSGTAVEILANSDNILRCGLTPKHVDVPELLRVVDFACGEMPVQQGECAGQRMAVYHTDAPEFELSRVRWEADDDTELVVDCTGPQILLCTDGDLLVTADDGEQVELLRGQSVWLPAADPAVSVRPLAGRPAQLFRATAGTCED; encoded by the coding sequence GTGGAGCTGTTGCGCAACGCCGTACGGCCCTACGCGTGGGGATCGCGCACCGCGATCCCGAAGCTGCAGGGACGTCCGGTGCCGGCGCCGCACCCCGAGGCCGAGCTGTGGATGGGTGCCCACCCGGGCGACCCGTCCCGCGTGCTCGCCCCGGACGGCACCGAACGGAGCCTGCTGGAGCTCGTGGACGCCGATCCGGTCGGCCAGCTCGGCGAACGCTGCGCGAAGCGCTGGGGTGGCCGCCTGCCGTTCCTGCTGAAGATCCTGGCGGCCGAGGAGCCGCTGTCGATGCAGGCGCACCCGTCGGCCGCGCAGGCCGCCGAGGGGCACGAACGCGAGGAGCGCCTCGGTATCCCGCGCGACGCGCCCAACCGCAACTACCCGGACCCGACCGCGAAACCCGAGCTCGTCTGCGCGCTCACGGAGTTCCACGCGCTGGCCGGGTTCCGCGACCCGCAGCGCACGGTGAAACTGCTCAAGGCCGTCGAGACGCCGGGGCTGGCGAAGTACACCGGACTGCTCGAAGCGCAGCCGGACCCGGCGGGGCTGCGTGCGCTGTTCACCACGTGGATCACGCTGCCGCAGGCCTCGCTCGACGAGCTGCTGCCCGAGGTCCTCGACGCGTGCGTGCGCCACATCGCCGACCACGGTGAGTTCGGCGTGGAGTGCCGGACCATCCTGGAGCTGGGCGAAGCGCACCCGCGTGACGCAGGCGTGCTGGCCGCGCTGCTGCTCAACCGCCTCACGTTGCGCGCGGGCGAGGCGATCTACCTGCCGGCCGGCAACCTGCACCTCTACCTGTCCGGCACCGCCGTGGAGATCCTGGCCAACTCCGACAACATCCTGCGCTGCGGCCTCACGCCCAAGCACGTGGACGTGCCGGAGCTGCTGCGTGTGGTCGACTTCGCGTGCGGCGAGATGCCGGTGCAGCAAGGCGAATGCGCGGGTCAGCGCATGGCCGTCTACCACACGGACGCGCCGGAGTTCGAGCTTTCGCGCGTGCGCTGGGAGGCCGACGACGACACCGAGCTCGTGGTCGACTGCACCGGCCCGCAGATCCTGCTCTGCACCGACGGCGACCTGCTTGTGACGGCCGACGACGGGGAGCAGGTCGAGCTGCTGCGCGGCCAGTCGGTGTGGCTCCCCGCGGCCGACCCGGCCGTCTCGGTTCGCCCGCTCGCGGGCCGGCCGGCCCAGCTGTTCCGCGCCACCGCCGGGACCTGCGAAGACTGA
- a CDS encoding TetR/AcrR family transcriptional regulator: MSPDSTPKRRDPVATRAAILNAARKAFTEHGYDGAGVREIAGAADVDARLIGKYFGSKEGLFAEVVEAAFEKSMMMTPDLNAEAARALLTGDDQHASDGLLLTLRSVANPRAAAIMRESIERNYQSRLADALPGTDATGRSALLIAICAGMLLNRMLLGSTVFTGPDAEGLIPYLHAALDAVAVAPDETVVDRRPGGRDGTAGPAGTP, translated from the coding sequence ATGAGCCCTGATTCGACGCCGAAGCGCCGGGACCCCGTGGCCACGCGCGCGGCGATCCTGAACGCCGCCCGCAAGGCGTTCACCGAGCACGGCTACGACGGCGCCGGCGTCCGCGAGATCGCCGGCGCGGCCGACGTGGACGCGCGGCTGATCGGCAAGTACTTCGGCTCGAAGGAAGGGCTCTTCGCCGAAGTCGTGGAGGCCGCGTTCGAGAAGTCGATGATGATGACGCCCGACCTCAACGCCGAGGCGGCGCGCGCCCTGCTGACCGGCGACGACCAGCACGCGTCCGACGGGCTGCTGCTGACCCTGCGCTCGGTCGCCAACCCGCGCGCGGCGGCGATCATGCGCGAGAGCATCGAGCGCAACTACCAGAGCCGGCTCGCCGACGCGCTCCCCGGAACCGACGCGACCGGCCGCTCGGCACTGCTGATCGCCATCTGCGCCGGGATGCTGCTCAACCGCATGCTGCTCGGTTCGACCGTGTTCACCGGGCCCGACGCCGAAGGCCTGATCCCGTACCTGCACGCGGCGCTCGACGCCGTGGCCGTGGCCCCGGACGAGACGGTGGTCGACCGGCGGCCCGGCGGGAGGGACGGCACCGCCGGGCCGGCCGGTACGCCTTAG
- the ahcY gene encoding adenosylhomocysteinase, giving the protein MTPESVAKRHDTRGGIEFAVADLEAAEFGRKEIRLAEHEMPGLMSLRREYAEVYPLRGARISGSLHMTVQTAVLIETLVALGAEVRWASCNIFSTQDHAAAAVVVGPHGTTEEPKGVPVFAWKGESLEEYWWCTEKMLTWDGEGPNMILDDGGDATMLVHKGTEYEKAGVVPPADEDDSDEWKVFLELVRASVAADNSKWTTIGAGIRGVTEETTTGVLRLYQLAAAGELLFPAINVNDAVTKSKFDNRYGIRHSLIDGINRGTDVLIGGKVAVVCGYGDVGKGAAESLRGQGARVIVTEIDPICALQAAMDGYQVKTLENVLPEADIVITTTGNKNVVMVEHMAKMKHQAIVGNIGHFDNELDMAGLARYPGIHRINIKPQVDEWVFPNGNTIIVLSEGRLLNLGNATGHPSFVMSNSFSNQVIAQIELFTKHEEYDKEVFRLPKKLDEKVARIHLQALGGELTKLTKEQAEYIDVDVEGPFKADHYRY; this is encoded by the coding sequence ATGACCCCCGAAAGCGTTGCCAAGCGGCACGACACCCGGGGCGGCATCGAGTTCGCCGTCGCCGACCTCGAGGCCGCCGAGTTCGGCCGCAAGGAGATCCGCCTCGCCGAGCACGAGATGCCGGGCCTGATGTCGCTGCGCCGTGAGTACGCCGAGGTCTACCCCCTGCGGGGCGCGCGGATCTCCGGGTCGCTGCACATGACCGTGCAGACCGCTGTCCTCATCGAGACGCTGGTGGCGCTGGGTGCTGAGGTCCGCTGGGCCTCGTGCAACATCTTCTCCACGCAGGACCACGCGGCCGCCGCCGTGGTCGTCGGCCCGCACGGCACCACCGAGGAGCCCAAGGGCGTACCGGTGTTCGCCTGGAAGGGCGAGTCGCTGGAGGAGTACTGGTGGTGCACCGAGAAGATGCTCACCTGGGACGGCGAGGGTCCGAACATGATCCTCGACGACGGCGGTGACGCCACCATGCTCGTACACAAGGGCACCGAGTACGAAAAGGCCGGCGTCGTGCCGCCCGCCGACGAGGACGACTCGGACGAGTGGAAGGTCTTCCTGGAGCTGGTCCGTGCGTCCGTCGCTGCCGACAACTCCAAGTGGACCACCATCGGCGCGGGCATCCGCGGCGTCACCGAAGAGACCACCACCGGCGTGCTGCGGCTCTACCAGCTGGCCGCCGCGGGTGAGCTGCTCTTCCCGGCGATCAACGTGAACGACGCCGTGACCAAGTCGAAGTTCGACAACCGCTACGGCATCCGCCACTCGCTGATCGACGGCATCAACCGCGGCACCGACGTGCTCATCGGCGGCAAGGTTGCCGTGGTCTGCGGTTACGGCGACGTCGGCAAGGGCGCGGCCGAGTCGCTGCGCGGCCAGGGCGCGCGCGTGATCGTCACCGAGATCGACCCGATCTGCGCGCTGCAGGCGGCGATGGACGGCTACCAGGTCAAGACGCTGGAGAACGTCCTGCCCGAGGCCGACATCGTGATCACCACCACCGGCAACAAGAACGTGGTGATGGTCGAGCACATGGCGAAGATGAAGCACCAGGCGATCGTCGGCAACATCGGCCACTTCGACAACGAGCTCGACATGGCCGGCCTCGCGCGCTACCCGGGCATCCACCGGATCAACATCAAGCCGCAGGTCGACGAGTGGGTGTTCCCCAACGGCAACACGATCATCGTGCTGTCCGAGGGCCGGCTGCTCAACCTCGGCAACGCGACCGGGCACCCGTCGTTCGTGATGTCCAACAGCTTCTCGAACCAGGTCATCGCGCAGATCGAGCTGTTCACCAAGCACGAGGAGTACGACAAGGAGGTGTTCCGCCTCCCCAAGAAGCTCGACGAGAAGGTGGCGCGCATCCATCTCCAGGCGCTGGGTGGCGAGCTGACCAAGCTCACCAAGGAGCAGGCGGAGTACATCGACGTGGACGTGGAAGGCCCGTTCAAGGCGGATCACTACCGCTACTGA